The genome window tttgttttttgggtacagctgctttgatacaatacaaataaagcgcTATAAAGATAAATCTGACTTGACTATATAAttagatattacatataatttcGCAGTAAAACACATGGAGGACTGGAAGAGTCgtgtgtaaagtaataaagcatttcaCTGTTTAATAACTAATTCTTCAATAAAATAGGCATTAATAAAAAATTTtacaacttcatttatttatccaaataTAAATAGGCGAAATgatagttaaaaaataaaatgataaaaaatcattatttattgttttaatgggcaataaaaagcgtgattataaaaataattaataaattaaatatcaatCCATCGATACATACTTCAAATTAAAAAGggacttaaaaaaacataaaacacgcaagtacaaaatcattttaaagtgcattaatgAATTCCTTTATAAATAGtggaatttcaaaatgtatttgaaaatgcgATTTAAAAAGAGGAATAAATAATTGGATTAACAAATTAAACTACGAATACGAgttttaattattcatttaaaagactatttcttttaccatttgcatttccatttcCCGCTGCCTTTCCTTTTCCGATTTGCTATTCGATTAGCTTATAGTAATTTAGCTTATTTCCTTTTAGCCTCTCTATTTAGCATTTTCCTGACACTTTAGGTCCTCCATACTTGCATTGGTAAAACGAGGTTAAACAATGCAAATTAGCTATGGCGAGAGAAATGTAACAAGCTCTCTGATTGGTTAGTTCCTTGTACGCCATGTTCAGAGGTATGTTAGATGAGCAATGGAGAAGAGGATAGACCAGGGGCATATTCAAGCTCAAAccgtgcgcaacgttttgctacggtgtgcaacagggtttgagatgcgttttctcttgtttggtgggcgtgtcaagaatgtcggcccaatcagcagcaacatgtctataacccacgcggtattaaagagacagctcgcacaatgggtccaagtaaagtcgtttaaatgtgtccgctgcagctcggtaaaCGCAACatttgaagatattagaagagatgtattttgcagtattaaacacgtatttattacgatttcatcaggctctaaaaattcttcaaaaagaacacaaagaacggccttctcagctgccatatttcaactcttgcgtcatcacaacagggtgttcaaccgcaccaccgtttccgtttaaaaaacattttgaaacgttttgtcggggctgaacgcagccctgttGTTCACTGCACGTGTAACATTATCAGCGCCTGCTTTTCTCTAACAGAAATCATAGAAAAGGAAACGTATTGTTAGAACAGGTTAGAACATTCACACTGCACGTGGAAGCAGCAGTGCTGCGGTCATTTTGGCACAGAGTCTATTTATGATGCGCTGCTTACGCGCAGTTAAAGTGACATAAATTACAGCGCTTATGGATTCACGCGAAATGTAACGGTTATACGATTAAGGCATAACTGAcgtctgttgtgttttaaactGCCATTATGACTTCataaaatgatgatttttttatgaaaccGCAAACACACACCATACAGTAGATGCTACTGTGTACTGTCTATGAGGGCAAGACTAAAAAGTGACCCTGGACATTTTCTCCAAGAGCAGCGCACCACACACCCCCTCGCGTTCCGGTTCCCCCGGTCTGCTCATGCAGTGCAGTGGTCCACCAGTGCTGAGGGAAACAACACGCCCACTAGAACACTAGggccaaaaacaggaaatacgtcatgaaagtagtcaagtgcaaagaccgcacgtgggggtatttggacgcTGCCTAATGCTGTGTtctcaccaaacgcgaattaagcgtttggcgcgagtaaattacatacaaagtcgaTGCAAAGACGCGCATAGACGCGAACTTAATCGGGCGGCGCGTTTGAAGCGCTCTTACGCGCAAGTTGAAAATTTTCAACTCGAGCTATGAATTCGCGCGAAGAGTTTTCGCGttactcacgcgaaaataacgaacttcccgcgagtaataaagatcGTGGAAGCGATtgctcgcgtttggtgtgaacacagtatAAAATGCGATCGACGGTCGTACGCCATTGACGTGATCATGTGACgtaattcttcttctgttcctTTTCAATGGCGGGTGGCTGGCAACAACGTTTGAGGTGCATATcagccacctactgtactggagtgtgggCCATAAATTAGCCATGTGCTAAGTTATAACTTAAATTATGAGAGACAGGTTGCATTAACAATGTAACATGGGTTTTGTACAagtaaacaacacatgaaacaaacctttcaattttcttcaatcaagtacagcacattcagagctttttattttcatgtattttcaatTTTACTTTGTGGGGCTATacgcttttgataaaagtaaacaattaaaagGAATACAAAAGCTTTGTGATTTTGCGATGCGTTTTCTTAGTTAAATTTAGGCAATAACAGGCCCATCCACACTTCCCATTGTGAAGAATGATGCCAATGGAATGGTCTTTTTGTAACAGAAACATGCTTGACTGTAAActgcaattattattttttctttattctgcttATTGGTTGATGTCTAATTACGTAGATACATTGCCCCaatatgcattctattgtaGTATTAAAAACAAGCTGAGAAAATCTCTTATGTGGTGTTTTTTATGTGCTAAGTATGTTTTAACATGGACGTTAACTAAATGTTATCCGACCAGGCTCTTGTTTAAATTTCACTTTCTCCtcatctgttcttttctttccttgtccATAAAACTACACCATTTTTACACGTCTCTTGATTTTTCGTTTGGGtaaataagtaatttaattttagcaattaaTTGGTTTAGGActtctttgtgttttgttttgtaattattcGTTTATGAAAGGTGATTAGAAAGTTGAATTGAAAGTGTATCTGCTAAAACCACCTGATTAAAACGATCCTGTTAATAATTATCATGTATctgttaaagaaacatttaagcaTAAAGTATCCGTCGCTGAGTAGCCTACTTCTAAATCTGTTTTAGATTTTCTAGATTAGATTTTAGAACTGTTTTCTTCTAGTAGTTGAGTAGGTGTATTCGGACGCAACATTAGTATACGCACgtccaaatctcgcgagaaatagtccaccaccagggtatttctcgcctactgttagGTGTGTTCGAGCTCAGACCGATCGGCGAGATTAGCCGCTTGCAGTAGAGGGAGGAGAGGAGTTGAAAAAGGAGCAGTCAAATCTGACActtgctgcttgccgtagtgacGTTCGCACCGTGTTTCCTTTTCAAAGTGCGATTGAAGTGGATTAGAATACTggatttgtccaataaacaaacgtttaagttaaaaagtagcaaccataaactcttcatattgcaaatgttatgtgctgcttaacactgtgtgcctaaaaatcatggtaaacataagcatatgttattaaattaccaacggatctgtattcatttttattttattttattgtgtaacacaaaacaacatgtttattatatttgtacgaacagagttttagctgttttaaaaacatgcattaataaGCATTAGTTGAACTGAGGGTGTTATAATAAACCCGAAACGCACGTGATCGTTGTCTAACACACCTGTTTTGTgaatagagggtatggacgtgtcgtcaATTTCCCACGTGCACATGTCGGGATACACCCTGGGACAcgctcccctgggtggcaaaacactcagcaaatggctgaggagaataggagaaacaaagaaaccgggattaaaacacgcaattatttgttgaaattacaagcagctggactcgacttctctatgacttacaaaggcatcaggtgttcctggacgCTGAAATGTTacacggaattgcgtttcctgatattgtaagcattCGTTTAGTcagagtgttttgccacccacggGGGAGCGCTCTGGCGTGCTCACGTGGTGTTCACACGGTAAAGTGAtgacacgtccataccctctataccagtggttctcaaactttttcgttgtaaggcccctttgtgttaagtgcatcgctttgcggccccccatataaagacgtataatcttaaacttagaattttaattaaaccaaaaacgtattcagttatacaatgctggaacctcaattcttttggttggtggtgtcatttttctgatgtttgattgcataaaatctatgataaatttctatatttcataaaatgccacaaaatctgtggcccccctggatccatcttggggcccccagtttgagaaccactgctctatactgacgattcggacatactattcgttcgcctaatgctttttgcctactatatagtaaggaagtatgccatttcggattcagccacTAGGCTGAAGATCCGACACGccgatgacatcaaagtaccgcgagagcgattcgaaagcaaactaGACATCAGATCAGGATAGATTCACTGTTTTCTCTTCTGTTGTTGCAGGCAAAAACATACTGTGCTGCTAACACACAGCAGTCCTTGTTCTCCTACCAGAAAACAGCTTCTCATCTCTCTCTGGAAGATGTATCTGTTgtatcatgtttgttttttgttattctaagcataaaaagagagaaaaaagaaaaactgttgaaaaaagCACCGAAGGAAATGTAACcttttttctggaaaaaaatagTTATTGCATTACTGTAAGTAAATGTGCATTAAGTATACccataaaaaataaaggaaaatgtcatCGCAATCGTATTGTGACGTCGAAGTCACGTGACAAAAAAGGCGCTCAGATTGTACCACTTTCTAAAAAACTCGCCCACATAAATTTCGATAAagggtgtttgtgtttataattttacattgttTATGTCCTAAGTATTATAATACGTTTCGCATCATAAATACACACCGTTTCGCAcgtgttttaaaataatcaaagaTTTTAATTAACATATTTCCGGTAAGAGGGTGGTACAAGCCAGGTCTGGTGTCAAAGTTCATAAGAGCTGCAGTGCGCGGTTCGTTCGCGCCGGGGTTTTAATCTCTTATTTTTTGAAACAGATCGccgttttgcttttatttaattcataaagATGGCTTCAGGTGAGATATGTAATGTGAAGAAGCGCTTTAAAGGACTTTTCGCTATGTTACCTAGTTTTATTTAGTCCGGCTAGCTATAGCCGCGTGTTAGCATTAGCAGCTAACTGGATGGCGCGTGTGTTGTTAAGAAATGTGTACTTTCGTGTTGAAAAACGCCGTGTTGCGTTTAGAAAAACTAACGTTAACTTCACTGTTTTGTTAAATAGCTCCAGCTATATTGTTTTGCTTCTTGTGAATGGCATTTGGGCGTTAAGTATGTGGTGGCTTTTAACGTTAGTTTGGCGTGGTGTTAGCATTCACAAAATATTATATGCTAAGTTTTTGTTGtataacttattttttaatcGCGCGATTACTTTCTGAGGTCTTAACACATATTACCTGTCTAACGGTGTGTGTTTGACTCGTAGATTCAGGCTACGGTCAGCCTGGAGCTCAACAAAGGTGAGCGATGAATCTGTGCATTAAACTCTTGTTGTGTGCTTAATTCACAATGCATTTACCCgatatatttctcaaaataaagcTACTCTCTCTTGGCCTTTTTGAATGTAGTAACATGTGAGTTCTTTATTTGCACAGCTATGGCTCTTATGGTGGATCCCAAAGCTATCCAAGTGGACAGGTAACACTTAACGTTAACAATTTTTGAATGCAGTTTGTGAGGCTCTACATAAGGTTGGCTtctgaatgatttttttctacCCCAGCAGGGATTTGGTCAGGGTAATGGAGGTGGCTCTTATGGTGGACAAAGCTTAGGTGGACAAGGCTTAGGTGGTTACGGCCAGCCTGCTGGTATGTAGTCTGTAAAACTGATCAAATTCTATGTTGTTGGTGGATGATGTGTAATTGTCGTTTTTGTAAAGCCGACAGTTATGGCCAGTCATCCCAGGGATATTCCTCTGCTGGCTATGGGCAACAGCAGGCGCAGGCACAGCCGCAGCCGCAGGCGCAGCAGCAGCCCAGCTATGACAGCTTTGTACAACAAAGCTCGGAATCCTCGTCTGGGTAAAATATTTAACTTGATAATTAATGACAACTCCTTTAAACCCGGTACTTTTATGTCGGGTTTAATAAACTTCGCTCTGCTAATGCAGATATGCTGAAAAGTCTTATGGGCAACCGCGCTCGTATGGACAGCAATCAGAAGGAACTGGTGCTGCGGGAGGGTATGGTCAGTCCGGCAGCTCATATGGCGGGTCCCAAGGTGGATACGGACGACGCAACGATGGTAATACTTAAGTCTGTTCGGGAGTGAGCTTTTTGTCTGTCTGTAACTTCCCTCAGgtcataaatgtttgtcttttagGTGATAACCGGAGGTTTGGTGACGACGGTGGCTCTGACCGGTCTGAAGGGTACAGGGGCAGAGGTCGTGGGGGTTATGATCGTGGTGGTTATGACCGTGGAGGCTATGAAAGAGGTGGCCGAGGAGGACCACCCTCCGGTATGGGGTAAGTGTGTCATCCCCTGGAAGGTACTACATAGGAGACTGTAACATTATGCATGAAGCAGTGCCGTTTAATTTCACAGATCAAATGTAACTGGCCTTTGTTgctataaattaatttataccAACagttaaatattcatttatacaaACTAGGGATGCAGCGATTACCGAGGTTCACTATTAACCGTGCTTAAAAACGTGACTGTTAATTAATCGTAAAGGCTCTGTTACACCGCATGTTTCTGTTGCACGGAACGGAAACGTTGCAATTTACACGAAATCAAATCAGTTACACCAGCGATGCACCAGCTTAAAGAACAATGCTTATCAGAGACACGGAGGCCACGACACGCACTAGATTAACTATGGCAGAGAGACCAAACAAACAGCCAATCTTAcatgtacattcacaatcaaGGCTGTAGCGGTGACAGTTGGGCTTTCAGtgcaatgtaaacaaacaaagcggCATGTAAGTTAATGGAGTAGCACACCGGACGAGAAGCGTCGCTTCGAGGACGGCTAACAGCATGCGTACATTCTGTATGCGCAagctcaaattcaaagtctactcctgaTGCAAGTTGAACCAGTTTAacttattttgttattatttagtgAATAGGCTCTTTATCACGTTGATAAATCCATTATAGTTTGCTGTAAACAAAAACAGTGGGGAAGCAAAGCATGTAATCCGTGCGCGCTAGCTCTTAaatcaggggtgtccaaagtcagtcctggagggacATGTcatgcaaagtttagcttcaaccctaatcaaacacacctgaacaactaatcaaggtctcacaaagcagcctagaaacttccaaacaggtgtgttgcgccaagttggagctaaactctgcaggacagtgggcCTCCAGGActgacattggacacccctgtcttaaagggacagcagcataatatatatatctgttttaatgctcatcaaacaacaaaagcaAAGACAAAACCGACTCACTGCTCCTGACTGATCaactttaataactttaatatgGTTTGATCTATATTTCAATATACTGTCAAGactatgaagtgttattttacatttgactcctttattcAGTTTCTGTACCTAATAACCACAGTTAGGCCAACCTGAAACACCTAAAAATCACTTAATTTTATTTgcttcattacatttatttgtgctattgctcataatttgatcatttgttctaattttattactaactgattgacttattattattattattaataataatattattattattattattagttaggCTAATAGTTTTATGGTATTATGAGCTTATTTAAGATTGCAtaggttaaaaaaacaaactaataactagacatttatttattactttgtgGCAGGTAAATACAATTTTGGTCAGGGCCAGTAAAAATGTAGAATATAATGTATGCATATCaatcgtcataatcgtgcaACCGTGATTATTCCTCAAATTATAATCGTACCAACAAAGTCTATAATCGTTGCATCCCTAATACCAAcagttaaatattaatttataccaacagttaaatataaattaattaatttaatatttaactaTTTGTCTAAAAGATGTGTATAGGTAATAAGTTGCAAGAGGGGTTGCCTTTGAATGGATTTCGGCCATCCGTTGTATGCATTAAATTACACCGCACCCAGTTGAATTACATGTAGTCAAagccttgatattgtaatgagTTTGTGCTTACAAATaagccccattgactttccatagtcatttttattcctactatggaaagttaATGAGGgcttattttaatgtaaactacAACTTTAagatgttatatatatatatatatatatatatatatatatatgttataATAGTTCAGGTTATGATGTTACAatttatgtgtgtatgtttatataATGCCATCAATGTGGATGAAAGATTTGTTATTGAATTTTGGTTGGATTCATCTGAAGTGAATGGAAGACTTGCTGCTTATAGCAATGTGTAGGAGAGCCTGTGTAAGTTGACCTGACCCTCTGACAATTTACACACTCAACAGAGTTGTTACATTAGGTTTTTGCCTTTGCAAGTCAAAAAGGGCAGCGCTAAAGGATATACAGTAAGATTAAAAACTTAAGTTGAAATTGTGAACCAAAAAATGCTTTCTTTTCCCACTTTGGGATTTGAcatgaaatatttaaactaaTTTGTAAAGCTGCCctttcgccatagtttcaatAAAATGTGTTCGTATTTCTTGGAAGAATGTGTTCACATTGAAAACGTTCAGCGCAAGGAACGATTCTCAGTCACTCCACATTAAACGGTGTCTTAAGTGTTGTTTCTTGTGTTAACATGGTCTACATTTTATACTACAGGTATCAAAGTGAGTGAAATTAAAGTTGGACCTTTGGAGCTCATAAGCACTCATAAAGGAAGAAAATGTGTGCTCATCTGCACGCGTGCCACAACAGTTAGATGCATTCAACAATTGACCAAATTTGAATTAATAAAGAgtagagctgcacgattaatcgtttaaaGATCGCGTTCTTGATTCAAACATCCGCACAATCTCGTTAATTGAAGTCAACGATTCTCCTGTGTCTATTACACCTACGACTAAAATCATAACGCTCTAATCTGTGTTGGTGCAAGCAATTACATCATTGGGTATGAAACGGCGCCACAAACAGTCTTTTCTACCACACTCTATCGTTATTTCTTTGTCAAATGATCACAGAAGTACTGGGAGTTGCTTGCATGCATGAGAGACACGCGTTTACAAGTGCAGTCTGCCCAAATTAATCTCTCGCCAAATAACAAACCAACATAAAGTAAATACAGCCTAGCAACAAAACTTCTCTTGTGATTGTCTTTCAGGATTGTTACATTGTTCTGATTATGCTTCACATCTTAACgagacaggtttgaaacaaaaaaGGCTTGTACACACGGGGATGATAATCGCACGTTTTTATCGCCGACATTTAACACcacgtgactaaacaaagggtgccaatgtgagtgtgcaccgACGCGCAAAATGCCAGATGTAAAGgagtcattaaaaacaaaccacatcttgctcgtttttttttttgatgcgCCGCGTTTAATACTGGCCGACCAATAAGATTGGCGcatttgttcacgtgcctggagctgctgaattTACAGAAACACAAGAAGCTTTTGGCTATTAGAGCTTTTCATCAAGTTGCCCAGCATTTCATGTTTTCAGGTTATTTTAACCTGTTTACAGGTGATAATACTGTTATATTTCAGTTGTGTCTTTCTTTAAAGACCTCTTCAAGCAATCTGTAGATGTCAGGCAAATAGATAAATCTTTCCGAAGACCTTTAGTTGCAGGGGTCACCTTAAGAATTTTTACTGTAGAAATATATCATAGTTACTTCAAtgcattaatactttttataaaGTTGAACTTTGCTTCAAAATCATTACACATTTCACTGTTAAcctatatttactatagtaagaaaTATTTTACAACAATTGCCATAGGTAAACTATAGTGGTTACTTAAGTTTTAGTTCAAATGCAAAGTCCTAAATATTACCTTAcctaaataaactttttttaaacgaTTAGTAAAACCTCTAGTATATGATGTAGTACTTTTAGTTGTCATTCAGAATCGTGAtctctatttgaaacaaaagaatCGTGATTCTCAATTGATccagaatcgtgcagctctaaTAAAGAGAGCTTGGAAGTTTTCCGCGCTCAACTTGTTTTAGTGAAAAAATCAAAGTGAAAATGATTCGTTTTAGCTTCCAATTTGAAAGCGCATGAACTCCATGTCACTCGAATTTCCCATCAGTTTCAATTTGATATGTTCACTATAGTAAATTGGCCCGTGTTTAACCCATCTGTCAATGGGAGCTATTTTCTCAGTAGTTAACCATGGCAGGAATACTGATAAAGAGGGAGCCTTGCGCTCCCAGGTTTCAACAAAGGAAAGCCATCATATCTTCAATTTTTTCCTCTGCAGTGGTGGTGACCGTGGTGGCTACAAAAATTACGGTGGTAAGTGATGAGCATCAGAACTGTCTCAATGGGGGAAGCAGATGGGAGATACAGAAAGATTAACTGGCAAAAGAACTCTTGAGAGCCACCATTTTATCTGTCAAATCCAAAGGAGCCTTACCTCTTATTCTATCTGAATGCGGTTGTGGGCTAGAGTAACATCTCAGTTTTACTTTTATAAAAACGGTATCCTTGCATGAGGAAATTGAATTAAACGCCTGCATTCTGGATGCCAACTGTGCACAAGGCAAAGGAGGGGCGCACATGATGTAACTGAAGAGTACTTGGTGGATTTATTTGACTAAACTCAGACAATTTGTGCTGGTGACAGGCGTTGGAAATTGGTGCAGCAATTTTGGAGATGCATTTGTACATAACTTAGTCACTGTAACGGTCGAATCTTTGTAGCAGTTTCTTGGTAGATTTGCTTAGagaaattgtgtgtttgtggttttatGAAGTTACCCTTGCTTTCTGAACTTCTCAAGATAGTTTTTCTTTTTCGTgtcttgctgtttttcaggaccCAGAGACTTTGGTCACAAGGATGATGGTggtaagtattaaaaagtgtacCCTCTTTGGGTTATATTTTGCCGTAAATGTCATAGGTTCTTTTTACTTGAATTGCTGTAATTTATAGTTTAACAAAACTAATCATATATTACGGTGTAtaaggattttttttgtttgtgtcgtGTTAAAATTGCTAATTTTCAAAGCGGTTCATGTGTCTTTacatgatgtttttattgtttgattACAGATGGTGACCAGGACAACTCTGACAATAATACCATCTTTGTCCAGGGTCTTGGTGAAGAGGTCTCGCCTCAGGAAGTGGGCGATTACTTCAAACAGATTGGAATCATAAAGGCAAGACCACCTCAAGGGTTATAAACTTGACAAATCTTGTTTGACACGTTTTTGTCtgatcacatttttttttaaaaggtcAATAAAAAGACTGGCCAACCCATGATCAATCTGTACACCGATAAAGCCACTGGTCGACTGAAGGGTGAAGCCACGGTGTCATTTGATGATCCACCTTCAGCCAAAGCTGCCATTGATTGGTTTGATGGTAAAAAAGTCAGTCTTTTTGGATTGCCACAAGTTTTATAACTTTGTTTTGAGGTTTTTTGTTTGCCTGGATTACAGGGAAAGAGTTTAAGGGAACTCCCCTCAAGGTGTCGTTTGCTACCAGACGGGCTGAGTTCACTCAGAGGGGAGGTGGCCGAGGacgtggtggtggtggtggtggtggtggcgGCGGCGGCAGTGGTGGTGGAAGTGGAGGTGTGTTTTATAAATTTAATATTGCCCTTTTTCCCCTTCTGTTTTGAATagttagtttttcatttttgttttgataCTGTGGTTGGCAGATTGTtttactgtgcatgtgtgttttgcattaaaggatttaGAGGCAGAGGTGGCTTTGGAGGTGGGCCCTCGTTTGATGTCCGAGGAGGAGATTGGCCTTGTCCTAACAGGTGACAAACATGTCCAAATAACTACAGTGTTTAAGAGTTGTTAAAgatgtttgaaaaaatataaattatttttactcCTTCAGCTCATGTGGCAATATGAACTTTGCCCGAAGATATGAATGCAACAAGTGCGGCACGCCAAAACCAGAAGGTGAAGGTtatggaggaggaggaggaggaggaggaggaggtaaAGCCTTCGAATTGTGGTTCAATCACTTATAGATGCCCTTTCTGTCCACTTTGAAGACGACGTtgctttttggttttgtttagtTTCGTTGTAATGACAGCCTTTGCTCATTTTGTATGTTGTCTTTGTTTTCAGACCGCGGTGGTCGTGGCGGATATGGTGGCGACCGTGGGGATCGTGGTGGCTATAGAGGTGGCAGAGGAGGTGGCTTTCGGGGTGGAGACCGTGGAGGTGGTGGTGGTTACAAAATGGGTGGAAGGTAAACGTTTGTTGTCATTTTCAAATTGGTCACTTCATAAAAATAAGTTGTCCTTAAATCTTTGCTTTTTGTGATTTCAGAGGGGATCACAGAGAAGAAAGACGAGGCCGTCCTTACTGAAGACTTTATGTGGATGCCATTCCAGCCCTTTGCTTATTGTAGGGGGGAGGGACAGGGTGTAGATTGGAAGAGGGTAACTAGAAAGGATTTATGTCTGCGTACCTTTCTGTGCATGAGCATCCTGCATATGGTCTGAATCGAGGAATATTTCCTGTTAATGTTGAATATACTGTGAGGAAAGAAGGGTAATGGGAAATGGCAAAAATGGCCCCGTATTTCATCCAGGGGCTGCTTCTCTTCCATTTGAGACCTGTGAGAGAAGTTTGGCCACAGATCAACTTTAAAGGGGTACTTCTGCTCTAGGTAAATAGGGGGTGGGTcatgttatttgttgttttttaatttcctgatgTGTAGAATCCGGCGTTAAGTGCGTGACTAGATTTGTAAAATGcttattgttttgtaaa of Triplophysa rosa linkage group LG14, Trosa_1v2, whole genome shotgun sequence contains these proteins:
- the taf15 gene encoding TATA-binding protein-associated factor 2N isoform X4, with translation MASDSGYGQPGAQQSYGSYGGSQSYPSGQQGFGQGNGGGSYGGQSLGGQGLGGYGQPAADSYGQSSQGYSSAGYGQQQAQAQPQPQAQQQPSYDSFVQQSSESSSGYAEKSYGQPRSYGQQSEGTGAAGGYGQSGSSYGGSQGGYGRRNDGDNRRFGDDGGSDRSEGYRGRGRGGYDRGGYDRGGYERGGRGGPPSGMGGGDRGGYKNYGGPRDFGHKDDGDGDQDNSDNNTIFVQGLGEEVSPQEVGDYFKQIGIIKVNKKTGQPMINLYTDKATGRLKGEATVSFDDPPSAKAAIDWFDGKEFKGTPLKVSFATRRAEFTQRGGGRGRGGGGGGGGGGGSGGGSGGFRGRGGFGGGPSFDVRGGDWPCPNSSCGNMNFARRYECNKCGTPKPEGEGYGGGGGDRGGRGGYGGDRGDRGGYRGGRGGGFRGGDRGGGGGYKMGGRGDHREERRGRPY
- the taf15 gene encoding TATA-binding protein-associated factor 2N isoform X3; translation: MASDSGYGQPGAQQSYGSYGGSQSYPSGQQGFGQGNGGGSYGGQSLGGQGLGGYGQPAADSYGQSSQGYSSAGYGQQQAQAQPQPQAQQQPSYDSFVQQSSESSSGYAEKSYGQPRSYGQQSEGTGAAGGYGQSGSSYGGSQGGYGRRNDGDNRRFGDDGGSDRSEGYRGRGRGGYDRGGYDRGGYERGGRGGPPSGMGGGDRGGYKNYGGPRDFGHKDDGDGDQDNSDNNTIFVQGLGEEVSPQEVGDYFKQIGIIKVNKKTGQPMINLYTDKATGRLKGEATVSFDDPPSAKAAIDWFDGKEFKGTPLKVSFATRRAEFTQRGGGRGRGGGGGGGGGGGSGGGSGGFRGRGGFGGGPSFDVRGGDWPCPNSSCGNMNFARRYECNKCGTPKPEGEGYGGGGGGGDRGGRGGYGGDRGDRGGYRGGRGGGFRGGDRGGGGGYKMGGRGDHREERRGRPY
- the taf15 gene encoding TATA-binding protein-associated factor 2N isoform X2; the protein is MASDSGYGQPGAQQSYGSYGGSQSYPSGQGFGQGNGGGSYGGQSLGGQGLGGYGQPAADSYGQSSQGYSSAGYGQQQAQAQPQPQAQQQPSYDSFVQQSSESSSGYAEKSYGQPRSYGQQSEGTGAAGGYGQSGSSYGGSQGGYGRRNDGDNRRFGDDGGSDRSEGYRGRGRGGYDRGGYDRGGYERGGRGGPPSGMGGGDRGGYKNYGGPRDFGHKDDGDGDQDNSDNNTIFVQGLGEEVSPQEVGDYFKQIGIIKVNKKTGQPMINLYTDKATGRLKGEATVSFDDPPSAKAAIDWFDGKEFKGTPLKVSFATRRAEFTQRGGGRGRGGGGGGGGGGGSGGGSGGFRGRGGFGGGPSFDVRGGDWPCPNSSCGNMNFARRYECNKCGTPKPEGEGYGGGGGGGGGGDRGGRGGYGGDRGDRGGYRGGRGGGFRGGDRGGGGGYKMGGRGDHREERRGRPY
- the taf15 gene encoding TATA-binding protein-associated factor 2N isoform X1 — translated: MASDSGYGQPGAQQSYGSYGGSQSYPSGQQGFGQGNGGGSYGGQSLGGQGLGGYGQPAADSYGQSSQGYSSAGYGQQQAQAQPQPQAQQQPSYDSFVQQSSESSSGYAEKSYGQPRSYGQQSEGTGAAGGYGQSGSSYGGSQGGYGRRNDGDNRRFGDDGGSDRSEGYRGRGRGGYDRGGYDRGGYERGGRGGPPSGMGGGDRGGYKNYGGPRDFGHKDDGDGDQDNSDNNTIFVQGLGEEVSPQEVGDYFKQIGIIKVNKKTGQPMINLYTDKATGRLKGEATVSFDDPPSAKAAIDWFDGKEFKGTPLKVSFATRRAEFTQRGGGRGRGGGGGGGGGGGSGGGSGGFRGRGGFGGGPSFDVRGGDWPCPNSSCGNMNFARRYECNKCGTPKPEGEGYGGGGGGGGGDRGGRGGYGGDRGDRGGYRGGRGGGFRGGDRGGGGGYKMGGRGDHREERRGRPY